From the Calliopsis andreniformis isolate RMS-2024a chromosome 4, iyCalAndr_principal, whole genome shotgun sequence genome, one window contains:
- the Rab11 gene encoding RAS oncogene family member Rab11: MGTRDDEYDYLFKVVLIGDSGVGKSNLLSRFTRNEFNLESKSTIGVEFATRSIQVDGKTIKAQIWDTAGQERYRAITSAYYRGAVGALLVYDIAKHLTYENVERWLRELRDHADQNIVIMLVGNKSDLRHLRAVPTDEAKAFAERNGLSFIETSALDSTNVETAFQNILTEIYRIVSQKQIRDPPEGDTIRPQNVEPIDVKPTMNSEGMRKQCCQ, translated from the exons ATGGGCACTCGGGATGACGAGTACGATTATTTATTTAAAG TTGTTCTTATTGGTGATTCTGGGGTAGGAAAAAGTAATCTTTTATCACGATTTACAAGAAATGAGTTTAACTTGGAATCAAAATCAACTATAGGGGTTGAATTTGCAACACGTAGTATACAagtagatggaaaaactatcaAAGCCCAGATTTGGGATACAGCTGGACAAGAACGTTATCGTGCTATTACGTCTGC gtACTATCGAGGGGCAGTTGGAGCTTTGTTGGTATATGATATTGCAAAACATCTAACATATGAAAACGTGGAAAGATGGTTGCGGGAATTACGGGATCATGCAGATCAGAACATTGTGATTATGTTGGTAGGAAACAAATCCGATTTAAGGCATCTACGTGCAGTTCCAACTGATGAAGCAAAAGCATTCGCAGAAAGAAATGGTCTATCTTTCATTGAAACTTCTGCTCTAGATTCTACTAATGTTGAAACAGcatttcaaaatatattaacGG AAATTTACAGAATCGTATCTCAGAAACAGATACGTGATCCACCTGAAGGTGACACAATCCGGCCACAAAACGTAGAACCAATCGACGTTAAACCAACAATGAATTCAGAAGGAATGCGTAAGCAATGCTGCCAGTGA